A single region of the Anguilla anguilla isolate fAngAng1 chromosome 17, fAngAng1.pri, whole genome shotgun sequence genome encodes:
- the recql5 gene encoding ATP-dependent DNA helicase Q5 isoform X1 gives MTSIQKALKSHFGFEKFRSQQQEDVVNAVVKGDRDVFVCMPTGAGKSLCYQLPAVLANGITLVVSPLIALIQDQVDQLQARNIPACSINSKLPAQERRSILEDLERDSPCLKLLYVTPEMLASPSFQPCLSSLSARGLVSRLAVDEAHCVSQWGHDFRPDYLKLGQLRARLPGVPCVALTATAPRRVQEDVVRSLNLRHPLSFSTPVFRSNLRYDVIFRDVLPDAYTHLHAFIKKALGDGPAGQGCGIVYCRTRDGCEEVAHRLTRLGVSARPYHAGLKTADRTEAQSDWMQGKVSVIVATISFGMGVDKPDVRFVAHWNLAKSLASYYQESGRAGRDGLPASCRTYYSSQDRDQIGFLIRKEIARIQKKRGSEKEQDRVAVTDFEAMVAFCEQEACRHATISQFFGDGRPDCAGACDFCRDPRVVRAQLEAAARLSTRTGPAQSREPSGPFGFDPQLYAGGRKGYGFERYDEDSGSDKEDDFENRKKEFGNLFRKQMKMRKGSGVKEVFVPPDADCPLREASSQRIPKLTVKAREHCLSLLQSTLDSHQEAAVLEESSDTRSLAVEMEHEVFRSSKSANLYKASVLKRVAELKKGADGVTSPPVGGGENSSHGDGLTDSKPDPSSSSSSSSCGDFLGFTPASQVYSLKRKRVGAGLRGSSNPFQTAAELLSREHDVSGGAGPGAGPGAGAGRDAQTADAPCRPGSPEAGRGRKRKTESADSPPPPPPPPPPPPSLSSPAKGRASRKQQKLAQAAKMSLSILQYFSKKPEEGSAPTTAQGGKTDLQAARKPEGDDAVEAEAPVDKQPSQEVQEGVSWEQETVVVEVVMLVMLSSVWGVIMSLFSLDQLENKRVENGDRPASKRHRPLQDSKRQVTFNSSVQEKHESQAATEAVQVPETPAQEGGGKTVTPQEGGGKTVTLKKGVEKTVTVLSAPEKTVTLKKGGGKTGTLKKGVEKTATVLGAPDKAVTLKEAADIVVHYLDPLYSQGKFATKDLFKSCARFLSHLLTEGRSCGRGQVKSEARGLIQKLFGRVQRCESEADWQPLRGAVGGANGAAT, from the exons ATGACTTCTATTCAAAAAgctttaaaatctcattttggTTTCGAAAAATTCAGGTCTCAGCAACAAGAGGATGTTGTCAATGCGGTTGTTAAAG GTGACAGAGATGTGTTCGTGTGCATGCCAACCGGAGCGGGCAAGTCCCTGTGCTACCAGCTCCCTGCGGTGCTGGCGAACGGCATCACCCTGGTGGTGTCCCCGCTCATCGCGCTCATCCAG GATCAGGTGGATCAGCTGCAAGCCCGGAACATACCTGCCTGCTCCATCAATTCCAAACTGCCTGCCCAGGAGCGGCGGAGCATTCTGGAGGACCTGGAGAGGGACAGCCCGTGTCTGAAGCTGCTGTACGTCACCCCGGAGATGCTggcctctccctccttccagcCCTGCCTGAGCAGCCTGAGCGCACGCGGCCTGGTGTCCCGCCTGGCCGTGGACGAGGCGCACTGCGTGTCCCAGTGGGGGCACGACTTCCGGCCGGACTACCTGAAGCTGGGGCAGCTGCGGGCGCGGCTGCCGGGGGTGCCCTGCGTGGCGCTGACCGCCACGGCCCCCCGCCGGGTGCAGGAGGACGTCGTGCGCTCCCTAAACCTCCGccaccccctctccttctccacccCCGTCTTCCGCAGCAACCTGCGCTACGACGTCATCTTCCGGGACGTCCTGCCGGACGCTTACACGCACCTGCACGCCTTCATCAAGAAAGCCCTGGGGGACGGCCCTGCTGGACAG ggctGTGGGATCGTGTACTGCCGCACCAGAGATGGCTGTGAGGAAGTGGCTCACCGCCTCACGAGGCTGGGCGTGTCCGCCAGACCCTACCATGCAG GGCTGAAGACCGCCGATCGCACGGAGGCGCAGAGCGACTGGATGCAGGGGAAGGTGTCCGTCATCGTGGCCACCATCAGCTTCGGCATGGGTGTGGACAAGCCTGACGTCAG gtttgtGGCCCACTGGAACCTGGCCAAGTCCCTGGCCAGTTACTACCAGGAGTCGGGGCGAGCGGGGCGGGACGGGCTGCCTGCTTCCTGCCGCACGTACTACTCCTCCCAGGACCGGGACCAGATCGGCTTCCTCATCCGCAAGGAGATCGCGCGCatccag AAGAAGCGTGGTTCTGAGAAGGAGCAGGACCGGGTGGCCGTCACGGACTTCGAGGCCATGGTGGCGTTCTGTGAGCAAGAGGC gTGCCGGCACGCCACCATCTCTCAGTTTTTCGGGGACGGGAGGCCGGACTGCGCGGGGGCGTGCGATTTCTGCCGGGACCCGCGGGTGGTGCGGGCCCAGCTGGAGGCAGCGGCCCGACTCAGCACCAGAACCGGCCCGGCCCAGAGCAGGGAGCCCAGCGGTCCGTTCGGCTTCGACCCGCAGCTCTACGCCGGGGGTCGCAAGGGCTACGGGTTCGAGAG GTATGACGAGGACAGTGGAAGCGACAAGGAGGACGACTTTGAAAATCGGAAGAAAGAATTTGGAAACTTgttcagaaaacaaatgaaaatgcgTAAG GGTTCTGGTGTTAAGGAGGTGTTTGTCCCCCCAG ATGCAGACTGTCCCCTGAGAGAGGCCAGCAGCCAGAGAATCCCCAAGCTCACTGTCAAG GCGAGAGAGCACTGTCTGTCCCTCCTGCAGTCTACACTAGACAGCCACCAGGAGGCAGCAGTCTTGGAGGAAAG CTCTGACACACGATCCTTGGCTGTGGAGATGGAGCATGAAGTATTCAGATCCAGCAAGAGTGCCAACCTCTACAAGGCATCTGTACTgaagagg GTGGCAGAGCTGAAGAAGGGAGCAGATGGAGTGACGTCGCCCCCTGTGGGCGGAGGAGAAAACAGCAGCCATGGAGATGGACTGACTGACTCCAAACCTGATccatcctcctcatcctcctcttcctcatgtgGAGACTTCCTGGGATTCACACCTGCCTCCCAagtgtactct ctgaagaggaagagagtgggCGCTGGATTGCGGGGTTCCTCGAACCCGTTCCAGACGGCGGCCGAGCTGCTGAGCAGGGAGCATGATGtcagtgggggggcggggccgggggcggggcctggagcgggggcggggcgtgaTGCGCAGACCGCAGACGCTCCCTGTAGACCCGGCAGCCcggaggcagggaggggcaggaagcGGAAGACTGAATCCGCGGactcgccccccccgcccccgcccccgcccccgccccccccgtctctgAGCAGCCCCGCGAAGGGGCGGGCCAGCAGGAAACAGCAGAAGCTGGCACAGGCCGCCAAGATGTCGCTCTCCATCTTACAGTACTTCAGTAAGAAGCCGGAGgaaggctccgcccccaccacTGCCCAGGGGGGCAAGACTGACCTGCAGGCAGCCAGAAAACCTGAGGG TGATGATGCAGTCGAAGCCGAAGCCCCTGTGGATAAACAGCCCTCACAGGAGGTACAGGAAGGAGTTTCCTGGGAACAGGAAACGGTTGTGGTGGAAGTGGTGATGTTAGTGATGTTAAGCAGTGTCTGGGGTGTCATAatgtctctgttctctctggaCCAGCTGGAGAACAAGCGCGTGGAGAACGGGGACCGCCCAGCCAGCAAGAGacatcgccccctgcaggacagcaAGAGACAAGTCACCTTCAACTCCAGCGTGCAGGAGAAACATGAGAGCCAGGCAGCTACGGAGGCAGTGCAGGTTCCAGAGACGCCTGcacaggaggggggagggaagacTGTGACTCcacaggaaggaggagggaagacTGTGACTCTGAAGAAGGGAGTGGAGAAGACTGTGACAGTACTCAGTGCTCCAGAGAAGACTGTGACTCTGAAGAAAGGGGGAGGAAAGACTGGGACTCTGAAGAAGGGAGTGGAGAAGACTGCGACA GTACTTGGAGCACCGGACAAGGCTGTTACTCTGAAGGAGGCGGCTGACATCGTGGTTCACTACCTGGACCCCCTTTATTCTCAGGGAAAATTTGCTACCAAG GACCTGTTCAAGTCCTGCGCCCGATTCCTGTCTCACCTGCTCACAGAGGGGAGGAGCTGTGGGAGGGGCCAAG
- the recql5 gene encoding ATP-dependent DNA helicase Q5 isoform X2, giving the protein MTSIQKALKSHFGFEKFRSQQQEDVVNAVVKGDRDVFVCMPTGAGKSLCYQLPAVLANGITLVVSPLIALIQDQVDQLQARNIPACSINSKLPAQERRSILEDLERDSPCLKLLYVTPEMLASPSFQPCLSSLSARGLVSRLAVDEAHCVSQWGHDFRPDYLKLGQLRARLPGVPCVALTATAPRRVQEDVVRSLNLRHPLSFSTPVFRSNLRYDVIFRDVLPDAYTHLHAFIKKALGDGPAGQGCGIVYCRTRDGCEEVAHRLTRLGVSARPYHAGLKTADRTEAQSDWMQGKVSVIVATISFGMGVDKPDVRFVAHWNLAKSLASYYQESGRAGRDGLPASCRTYYSSQDRDQIGFLIRKEIARIQKKRGSEKEQDRVAVTDFEAMVAFCEQEACRHATISQFFGDGRPDCAGACDFCRDPRVVRAQLEAAARLSTRTGPAQSREPSGPFGFDPQLYAGGRKGYGFERYDEDSGSDKEDDFENRKKEFGNLFRKQMKMRKGSGVKEVFVPPDADCPLREASSQRIPKLTVKAREHCLSLLQSTLDSHQEAAVLEESSDTRSLAVEMEHEVFRSSKSANLYKASVLKRVAELKKGADGVTSPPVGGGENSSHGDGLTDSKPDPSSSSSSSSCGDFLGFTPASQVYSLKRKRVGAGLRGSSNPFQTAAELLSREHDVSGGAGPGAGPGAGAGRDAQTADAPCRPGSPEAGRGRKRKTESADSPPPPPPPPPPPPSLSSPAKGRASRKQQKLAQAAKMSLSILQYFSKKPEEGSAPTTAQGGKTDLQAARKPEGDDAVEAEAPVDKQPSQEVQEGVSWEQETVVVEVVMLVMLSSVWGVIMSLFSLDQLENKRVENGDRPASKRHRPLQDSKRQVTFNSSVQEKHESQAATEAVQVPETPAQEGGGKTVTPQEGGGKTVTLKKGVEKTVTVLSAPEKTVTLKKGGGKTGTLKKGVEKTATVLGAPDKAVTLKEAADIVVHYLDPLYSQGKFATKDLFKSCARFLSHLLTEGRSCGRGQVKSEARGLIQKLFGRVQRCESEADWQPLRGAVGGANGAAT; this is encoded by the exons ATGACTTCTATTCAAAAAgctttaaaatctcattttggTTTCGAAAAATTCAGGTCTCAGCAACAAGAGGATGTTGTCAATGCGGTTGTTAAAG GTGACAGAGATGTGTTCGTGTGCATGCCAACCGGAGCGGGCAAGTCCCTGTGCTACCAGCTCCCTGCGGTGCTGGCGAACGGCATCACCCTGGTGGTGTCCCCGCTCATCGCGCTCATCCAG GATCAGGTGGATCAGCTGCAAGCCCGGAACATACCTGCCTGCTCCATCAATTCCAAACTGCCTGCCCAGGAGCGGCGGAGCATTCTGGAGGACCTGGAGAGGGACAGCCCGTGTCTGAAGCTGCTGTACGTCACCCCGGAGATGCTggcctctccctccttccagcCCTGCCTGAGCAGCCTGAGCGCACGCGGCCTGGTGTCCCGCCTGGCCGTGGACGAGGCGCACTGCGTGTCCCAGTGGGGGCACGACTTCCGGCCGGACTACCTGAAGCTGGGGCAGCTGCGGGCGCGGCTGCCGGGGGTGCCCTGCGTGGCGCTGACCGCCACGGCCCCCCGCCGGGTGCAGGAGGACGTCGTGCGCTCCCTAAACCTCCGccaccccctctccttctccacccCCGTCTTCCGCAGCAACCTGCGCTACGACGTCATCTTCCGGGACGTCCTGCCGGACGCTTACACGCACCTGCACGCCTTCATCAAGAAAGCCCTGGGGGACGGCCCTGCTGGACAG ggctGTGGGATCGTGTACTGCCGCACCAGAGATGGCTGTGAGGAAGTGGCTCACCGCCTCACGAGGCTGGGCGTGTCCGCCAGACCCTACCATGCAG GGCTGAAGACCGCCGATCGCACGGAGGCGCAGAGCGACTGGATGCAGGGGAAGGTGTCCGTCATCGTGGCCACCATCAGCTTCGGCATGGGTGTGGACAAGCCTGACGTCAG gtttgtGGCCCACTGGAACCTGGCCAAGTCCCTGGCCAGTTACTACCAGGAGTCGGGGCGAGCGGGGCGGGACGGGCTGCCTGCTTCCTGCCGCACGTACTACTCCTCCCAGGACCGGGACCAGATCGGCTTCCTCATCCGCAAGGAGATCGCGCGCatccag AAGAAGCGTGGTTCTGAGAAGGAGCAGGACCGGGTGGCCGTCACGGACTTCGAGGCCATGGTGGCGTTCTGTGAGCAAGAGGC gTGCCGGCACGCCACCATCTCTCAGTTTTTCGGGGACGGGAGGCCGGACTGCGCGGGGGCGTGCGATTTCTGCCGGGACCCGCGGGTGGTGCGGGCCCAGCTGGAGGCAGCGGCCCGACTCAGCACCAGAACCGGCCCGGCCCAGAGCAGGGAGCCCAGCGGTCCGTTCGGCTTCGACCCGCAGCTCTACGCCGGGGGTCGCAAGGGCTACGGGTTCGAGAG GTATGACGAGGACAGTGGAAGCGACAAGGAGGACGACTTTGAAAATCGGAAGAAAGAATTTGGAAACTTgttcagaaaacaaatgaaaatgcgTAAG GGTTCTGGTGTTAAGGAGGTGTTTGTCCCCCCAG ATGCAGACTGTCCCCTGAGAGAGGCCAGCAGCCAGAGAATCCCCAAGCTCACTGTCAAG GCGAGAGAGCACTGTCTGTCCCTCCTGCAGTCTACACTAGACAGCCACCAGGAGGCAGCAGTCTTGGAGGAAAG CTCTGACACACGATCCTTGGCTGTGGAGATGGAGCATGAAGTATTCAGATCCAGCAAGAGTGCCAACCTCTACAAGGCATCTGTACTgaagagg GTGGCAGAGCTGAAGAAGGGAGCAGATGGAGTGACGTCGCCCCCTGTGGGCGGAGGAGAAAACAGCAGCCATGGAGATGGACTGACTGACTCCAAACCTGATccatcctcctcatcctcctcttcctcatgtgGAGACTTCCTGGGATTCACACCTGCCTCCCAagtgtactct ctgaagaggaagagagtgggCGCTGGATTGCGGGGTTCCTCGAACCCGTTCCAGACGGCGGCCGAGCTGCTGAGCAGGGAGCATGATGtcagtgggggggcggggccgggggcggggcctggagcgggggcggggcgtgaTGCGCAGACCGCAGACGCTCCCTGTAGACCCGGCAGCCcggaggcagggaggggcaggaagcGGAAGACTGAATCCGCGGactcgccccccccgcccccgcccccgcccccgccccccccgtctctgAGCAGCCCCGCGAAGGGGCGGGCCAGCAGGAAACAGCAGAAGCTGGCACAGGCCGCCAAGATGTCGCTCTCCATCTTACAGTACTTCAGTAAGAAGCCGGAGgaaggctccgcccccaccacTGCCCAGGGGGGCAAGACTGACCTGCAGGCAGCCAGAAAACCTGAGGG TGATGATGCAGTCGAAGCCGAAGCCCCTGTGGATAAACAGCCCTCACAGGAGGTACAGGAAGGAGTTTCCTGGGAACAGGAAACGGTTGTGGTGGAAGTGGTGATGTTAGTGATGTTAAGCAGTGTCTGGGGTGTCATAatgtctctgttctctctggaCCAGCTGGAGAACAAGCGCGTGGAGAACGGGGACCGCCCAGCCAGCAAGAGacatcgccccctgcaggacagcaAGAGACAAGTCACCTTCAACTCCAGCGTGCAGGAGAAACATGAGAGCCAGGCAGCTACGGAGGCAGTGCAGGTTCCAGAGACGCCTGcacaggaggggggagggaagacTGTGACTCcacaggaaggaggagggaagacTGTGACTCTGAAGAAGGGAGTGGAGAAGACTGTGACAGTACTCAGTGCTCCAGAGAAGACTGTGACTCTGAAGAAAGGGGGAGGAAAGACTGGGACTCTGAAGAAGGGAGTGGAG AAGACTGCGACGGTACTTGGAGCACCGGACAAGGCTGTTACTCTGAAGGAGGCGGCTGACATCGTGGTTCACTACCTGGACCCCCTTTATTCTCAGGGAAAATTTGCTACCAAG GACCTGTTCAAGTCCTGCGCCCGATTCCTGTCTCACCTGCTCACAGAGGGGAGGAGCTGTGGGAGGGGCCAAG
- the recql5 gene encoding ATP-dependent DNA helicase Q5 isoform X3 — MTSIQKALKSHFGFEKFRSQQQEDVVNAVVKGDRDVFVCMPTGAGKSLCYQLPAVLANGITLVVSPLIALIQDQVDQLQARNIPACSINSKLPAQERRSILEDLERDSPCLKLLYVTPEMLASPSFQPCLSSLSARGLVSRLAVDEAHCVSQWGHDFRPDYLKLGQLRARLPGVPCVALTATAPRRVQEDVVRSLNLRHPLSFSTPVFRSNLRYDVIFRDVLPDAYTHLHAFIKKALGDGPAGQGCGIVYCRTRDGCEEVAHRLTRLGVSARPYHAGLKTADRTEAQSDWMQGKVSVIVATISFGMGVDKPDVRFVAHWNLAKSLASYYQESGRAGRDGLPASCRTYYSSQDRDQIGFLIRKEIARIQKKRGSEKEQDRVAVTDFEAMVAFCEQEACRHATISQFFGDGRPDCAGACDFCRDPRVVRAQLEAAARLSTRTGPAQSREPSGPFGFDPQLYAGGRKGYGFERYDEDSGSDKEDDFENRKKEFGNLFRKQMKMRKGSGVKEVFVPPDADCPLREASSQRIPKLTVKAREHCLSLLQSTLDSHQEAAVLEESSDTRSLAVEMEHEVFRSSKSANLYKASVLKRVAELKKGADGVTSPPVGGGENSSHGDGLTDSKPDPSSSSSSSSCGDFLGFTPASQVYSLKRKRVGAGLRGSSNPFQTAAELLSREHDVSGGAGPGAGPGAGAGRDAQTADAPCRPGSPEAGRGRKRKTESADSPPPPPPPPPPPPSLSSPAKGRASRKQQKLAQAAKMSLSILQYFSKKPEEGSAPTTAQGGKTDLQAARKPEGDDAVEAEAPVDKQPSQEVQEGVSWEQETVVVEVVMLVMLSSVWGVIMSLFSLDQLENKRVENGDRPASKRHRPLQDSKRQVTFNSSVQEKHESQAATEAVQVPETPAQEGGGKTVTPQEGGGKTVTLKKGVEKTVTVLSAPEKTVTLKKGGGKTATVLGAPDKAVTLKEAADIVVHYLDPLYSQGKFATKDLFKSCARFLSHLLTEGRSCGRGQVKSEARGLIQKLFGRVQRCESEADWQPLRGAVGGANGAAT; from the exons ATGACTTCTATTCAAAAAgctttaaaatctcattttggTTTCGAAAAATTCAGGTCTCAGCAACAAGAGGATGTTGTCAATGCGGTTGTTAAAG GTGACAGAGATGTGTTCGTGTGCATGCCAACCGGAGCGGGCAAGTCCCTGTGCTACCAGCTCCCTGCGGTGCTGGCGAACGGCATCACCCTGGTGGTGTCCCCGCTCATCGCGCTCATCCAG GATCAGGTGGATCAGCTGCAAGCCCGGAACATACCTGCCTGCTCCATCAATTCCAAACTGCCTGCCCAGGAGCGGCGGAGCATTCTGGAGGACCTGGAGAGGGACAGCCCGTGTCTGAAGCTGCTGTACGTCACCCCGGAGATGCTggcctctccctccttccagcCCTGCCTGAGCAGCCTGAGCGCACGCGGCCTGGTGTCCCGCCTGGCCGTGGACGAGGCGCACTGCGTGTCCCAGTGGGGGCACGACTTCCGGCCGGACTACCTGAAGCTGGGGCAGCTGCGGGCGCGGCTGCCGGGGGTGCCCTGCGTGGCGCTGACCGCCACGGCCCCCCGCCGGGTGCAGGAGGACGTCGTGCGCTCCCTAAACCTCCGccaccccctctccttctccacccCCGTCTTCCGCAGCAACCTGCGCTACGACGTCATCTTCCGGGACGTCCTGCCGGACGCTTACACGCACCTGCACGCCTTCATCAAGAAAGCCCTGGGGGACGGCCCTGCTGGACAG ggctGTGGGATCGTGTACTGCCGCACCAGAGATGGCTGTGAGGAAGTGGCTCACCGCCTCACGAGGCTGGGCGTGTCCGCCAGACCCTACCATGCAG GGCTGAAGACCGCCGATCGCACGGAGGCGCAGAGCGACTGGATGCAGGGGAAGGTGTCCGTCATCGTGGCCACCATCAGCTTCGGCATGGGTGTGGACAAGCCTGACGTCAG gtttgtGGCCCACTGGAACCTGGCCAAGTCCCTGGCCAGTTACTACCAGGAGTCGGGGCGAGCGGGGCGGGACGGGCTGCCTGCTTCCTGCCGCACGTACTACTCCTCCCAGGACCGGGACCAGATCGGCTTCCTCATCCGCAAGGAGATCGCGCGCatccag AAGAAGCGTGGTTCTGAGAAGGAGCAGGACCGGGTGGCCGTCACGGACTTCGAGGCCATGGTGGCGTTCTGTGAGCAAGAGGC gTGCCGGCACGCCACCATCTCTCAGTTTTTCGGGGACGGGAGGCCGGACTGCGCGGGGGCGTGCGATTTCTGCCGGGACCCGCGGGTGGTGCGGGCCCAGCTGGAGGCAGCGGCCCGACTCAGCACCAGAACCGGCCCGGCCCAGAGCAGGGAGCCCAGCGGTCCGTTCGGCTTCGACCCGCAGCTCTACGCCGGGGGTCGCAAGGGCTACGGGTTCGAGAG GTATGACGAGGACAGTGGAAGCGACAAGGAGGACGACTTTGAAAATCGGAAGAAAGAATTTGGAAACTTgttcagaaaacaaatgaaaatgcgTAAG GGTTCTGGTGTTAAGGAGGTGTTTGTCCCCCCAG ATGCAGACTGTCCCCTGAGAGAGGCCAGCAGCCAGAGAATCCCCAAGCTCACTGTCAAG GCGAGAGAGCACTGTCTGTCCCTCCTGCAGTCTACACTAGACAGCCACCAGGAGGCAGCAGTCTTGGAGGAAAG CTCTGACACACGATCCTTGGCTGTGGAGATGGAGCATGAAGTATTCAGATCCAGCAAGAGTGCCAACCTCTACAAGGCATCTGTACTgaagagg GTGGCAGAGCTGAAGAAGGGAGCAGATGGAGTGACGTCGCCCCCTGTGGGCGGAGGAGAAAACAGCAGCCATGGAGATGGACTGACTGACTCCAAACCTGATccatcctcctcatcctcctcttcctcatgtgGAGACTTCCTGGGATTCACACCTGCCTCCCAagtgtactct ctgaagaggaagagagtgggCGCTGGATTGCGGGGTTCCTCGAACCCGTTCCAGACGGCGGCCGAGCTGCTGAGCAGGGAGCATGATGtcagtgggggggcggggccgggggcggggcctggagcgggggcggggcgtgaTGCGCAGACCGCAGACGCTCCCTGTAGACCCGGCAGCCcggaggcagggaggggcaggaagcGGAAGACTGAATCCGCGGactcgccccccccgcccccgcccccgcccccgccccccccgtctctgAGCAGCCCCGCGAAGGGGCGGGCCAGCAGGAAACAGCAGAAGCTGGCACAGGCCGCCAAGATGTCGCTCTCCATCTTACAGTACTTCAGTAAGAAGCCGGAGgaaggctccgcccccaccacTGCCCAGGGGGGCAAGACTGACCTGCAGGCAGCCAGAAAACCTGAGGG TGATGATGCAGTCGAAGCCGAAGCCCCTGTGGATAAACAGCCCTCACAGGAGGTACAGGAAGGAGTTTCCTGGGAACAGGAAACGGTTGTGGTGGAAGTGGTGATGTTAGTGATGTTAAGCAGTGTCTGGGGTGTCATAatgtctctgttctctctggaCCAGCTGGAGAACAAGCGCGTGGAGAACGGGGACCGCCCAGCCAGCAAGAGacatcgccccctgcaggacagcaAGAGACAAGTCACCTTCAACTCCAGCGTGCAGGAGAAACATGAGAGCCAGGCAGCTACGGAGGCAGTGCAGGTTCCAGAGACGCCTGcacaggaggggggagggaagacTGTGACTCcacaggaaggaggagggaagacTGTGACTCTGAAGAAGGGAGTGGAGAAGACTGTGACAGTACTCAGTGCTCCAGAGAAGACTGTGACTCTGAAGAAAGGGGGAG GAAAGACTGCGACGGTACTTGGAGCACCGGACAAGGCTGTTACTCTGAAGGAGGCGGCTGACATCGTGGTTCACTACCTGGACCCCCTTTATTCTCAGGGAAAATTTGCTACCAAG GACCTGTTCAAGTCCTGCGCCCGATTCCTGTCTCACCTGCTCACAGAGGGGAGGAGCTGTGGGAGGGGCCAAG